The genomic segment GTCATAGGCCGATTTCAGGTTGGAATGGGGATCGTCGCCGGGCTTACCCGACCGACATGGCTCAGACGCTGGTGGTGGCCCCGCCTATTTCAAGGGCTACGGTCATCGCCCATTGCACTTCACCCGTCCGCCAGGCCGCGTGACAGCATCCGCGCAGCCTCGCCGACCAGGGGGATGATCCGCTGATAGGCCATACGCGTCGGGCCGATCACCCCCAGGACGCCGGCCACGGCGCCGTCAACGAAATAGGGCGCCGTGACCACCGTGACCTCGTCAAGCACCCGGTAACCCGACTCCTGGCCAATGAACACCTGCACCCCATCGGCGGCCAGGCACTGGTCGAACAAGCCTAGAAGGTCGCGCTTCTGATCAAGCGCATCGAACAGGCCGCGCAGCCGCTGCACGTCGGTGAGGTCCTGAAAGCCCAGCAGATTGCTGCCGCCGGCATGGACGAAATCGGGTGCGTCGTGGGGCGACATCGCCCTGCGAGCCATCGACGCGGCATCGCGGAGCATCACGTTGACGCGGTCCTGGGCATCGATGGCCTCGTCGAGCAGCGCCTGCCGCAACACGCCCAGCTCCCGCCCGGCGTAATGCTCGTTGAGGATGTTGGCGTAAAGGGTCAGCTCGTCGGCGCCGTAGCTGCGGTCCATTTGCAGCACACGGTTCTGCACTTCGTGTTGATTGACCACCAGTATCGCCAGCACGCGCTGGTCCGACAGCGGCAGAAATTCGATGCGACGCAGGGTCGCCAGGTTGCGTCTCGGCACGGTGACCACGCCCGCCATCTGCGTGAGTTGCGAGAGCAGGTCACTGGCCGCCCTGGCCAGGTCAGGCCCTTGCTTGAGTGAACCTCCGCCGAAGGTTTCCTCAAGCCGGTTGCGGGTCAAAACGTCCAGTGGCTCTGGCGACAACAGGGTGTCAACGAAGTAGCGATAGCCACGCTGCGTCGGAATGCGTCCAGCAGAGGTATGCGGCGACGCGACCAGGCCCAGCGCATCGAGGTCGGCCATCACATTGCGGATGGTCGCGGCCGAAAGCCCCAGACCTGCGGCGCGCGACAGGGTGCGTGAGCCCACCGGCTGGCCGTCCTGGATGTAGCGCTGGATCAGCAGATTGAGTAAATCAGCTGCCCGTTCGTTCAGTGGTTCGGTCATCCATCATCCCTACGTTCCGGCCATGGGGCAGCGTGTTCACGACGACCGCAGCGCCGCGAACAATCTGCCGCATCATCGCCTGCCCCGGGCCGCAACGCACAGCGGCCCCGCGGAAGACCCGCGCGCAACCCTTCAATTTTATTCGCGACGCAACTAGTGTCCTTTAACAAAAGTTCACTTTATTATTGATTCGATCAGAGAGGCGGGCGATAGCCGAGATGATTTCATCGGCGGATTTGCGCCATACGAAGGGTTTGGGGTCCTGGTTGTAGGTTTTGAGGTAGTGGCGGATGGATCGCTCAAGGTCGTTGGTACTGGTGTGGGCGTTACGTTTGATCCACCGCTGTGACAACAGCGAGAAAAAGCGTTCTACCAGATTGAGCCAGGAAGCTGAGGTCGGGGTGAAGTGCAGGTGATAGCGCGGTCTGGCGGCAAACCAAGCGCGGACCGCTTCGGTTTTGTGCGTGCCGTAATTGTCGAGAATGAGATGAATATCGAGGTGCTTGGGCACCTCACGATCCAGTGCGCGCAGGAACGCCAGGAACTCCGCACTGCGATGCCGCCGGTGCAAGCGACCAATGACTTCGCCGGTGGCGATATCCAGCGCTGCGAACAAGGTCGTCGTGCCGTGTCGCACATAGTCGTGGGTCGTGGTTTCGGCAGACCCGAAACGCAACGGCAAGCCAGGTTGGGTACGGTTCAGGGCTTGAATCTGGCTTTTTTCATCAACGCACAACACCAAGGCACGATCTGGCGGATTCAGATACAGACCGACGATGTCGTGCACTTTGTCAACAAAGTGCGGATCGGTCGACAACTTGAAGGTTTCCAGCCGGTGCGGCTTGAGCCCAAAGGCGCGCCAGATGCGGCTGACTGCCATGGCATTGAGGGCAGTCTCTTCGGCCATCAAAGTCGTCGACCAGTGCGTCGCCTTGGCTGGACCGCTATGCAAAGTCTTCTCAATGACTTCCGACACTTTGTCGTCGTTAATCGTGCGCGGTCGACCCGTGCGCGGCGCATCGCTCAATCCCGCGATCCGGTACTGCTCAAAACGCCGCCGCCACTTCGACACGGTTTGCGTCGTCACCCCGCAGCGCTGTCCCACTTCGCGGCCCGACAATCCAAGGCTGCACCCCAGAATGATCTGCGCACGCTGCTTGTCCGCCGACGGCGTCTTGCGACGACGAGCCCACTGCTCCAACTCCGATTGCTCGGTGGGTGTCAGCTCCAGCCCAATGGGTTTGCGTCCCGTCATCTCCGCATCCTCCCTCAAGTCAGGGAAGATGGACAACGGTCACTCATAATCGTTCTATGAACTTTTGTTAAAGGACACTAGGGCCTGTTAACAGTTGGCGCAGCGATACGGCAATTGTTAACAGGCCCTAGGTCTGCCAATACCGAAGCTCTACACTAGTCACCTGTTAAAACTTTCCAGGTCATTCGCGCTTGACGCAAGCATTTACCCGGCTGGGCATCATCGGCAAGCAGGACCGCAAAGCCCTTGAAACGGTCGACCGGTTGGTCGCCTGGCTGGAATCCATCGGCCATGCACCGCTGCTCGATCAGCCACTGAGCCCGCACCTCGACCGCCCGGCTGAGCGCTTCTGCCCTCGTGACCTGCTGGCCACGCGC from the Polycyclovorans algicola TG408 genome contains:
- a CDS encoding IS630 family transposase; protein product: MTGRKPIGLELTPTEQSELEQWARRRKTPSADKQRAQIILGCSLGLSGREVGQRCGVTTQTVSKWRRRFEQYRIAGLSDAPRTGRPRTINDDKVSEVIEKTLHSGPAKATHWSTTLMAEETALNAMAVSRIWRAFGLKPHRLETFKLSTDPHFVDKVHDIVGLYLNPPDRALVLCVDEKSQIQALNRTQPGLPLRFGSAETTTHDYVRHGTTTLFAALDIATGEVIGRLHRRHRSAEFLAFLRALDREVPKHLDIHLILDNYGTHKTEAVRAWFAARPRYHLHFTPTSASWLNLVERFFSLLSQRWIKRNAHTSTNDLERSIRHYLKTYNQDPKPFVWRKSADEIISAIARLSDRINNKVNFC
- the hrcA gene encoding heat-inducible transcriptional repressor HrcA is translated as MTEPLNERAADLLNLLIQRYIQDGQPVGSRTLSRAAGLGLSAATIRNVMADLDALGLVASPHTSAGRIPTQRGYRYFVDTLLSPEPLDVLTRNRLEETFGGGSLKQGPDLARAASDLLSQLTQMAGVVTVPRRNLATLRRIEFLPLSDQRVLAILVVNQHEVQNRVLQMDRSYGADELTLYANILNEHYAGRELGVLRQALLDEAIDAQDRVNVMLRDAASMARRAMSPHDAPDFVHAGGSNLLGFQDLTDVQRLRGLFDALDQKRDLLGLFDQCLAADGVQVFIGQESGYRVLDEVTVVTAPYFVDGAVAGVLGVIGPTRMAYQRIIPLVGEAARMLSRGLADG